The DNA segment AGTAGACTCGTGACATGGAACTGAACTGCTGGGTGACCATAGGACTGAGTGTGTTAATAATCTAAAAATTATGTCAAATATGATTTTTCAGGTAAACTTTGTACTCTTTCTGTATTAATTTCTATTAAGATATTATGACTACTTAACtttgtgtttatactgtatatatattatttactgaTTAATCCAAAACccaatctgatttaaatgaaatggAGTAAGTGGTGCAAAATTAAAAGCTCTCTACAATAATTTAATAGCTGCCTACTAAAAAGTATAATCTTATCAAGTGAAAAGCAAAGATAATGTTTActattgtctttgttttattcCAGAGTTTTCAAGGACCTCTGGTAAGACAACATATGTAGTAGACATCTGCATTGTTCTTATTATTTTCTACATGTTGTTTATACCAAACATTCTTCACACTGCTTCAAAAAATAACAGCGCAGCTTCAGTTTCATTATTCTAGTACTGCAAACTTAACACTGTTAAGTAATACCTTTTTGTTTTGGagtttaaaatatgaaacataatcTGCATGGATCTTCATCCGCATTAATTTCTTTAAATGCCATTCATCTAAGGAACCCCGATAATGAAAATAACCAGTTTCTGAAattatgcttttaaattttatttttaaaaaattacacatgGTAGTATTTTTCTGtgatcttcatttttattttatttgtattaatcatAACATTCtaaatacatttgtataaaaaaaaaacgtttttgatGCAATTCAGAGTAAACATTTGATAACCATAACTTTCAACATCCATtcaatttaattataataatgccACTTACAACATTTTCTCTTAACTATTGCTAGGCTCATCTtgtataacattaaaaaacaattaaagaattttttttttttactgtaatctaaatccattttttttttacttttgaaaaagCCAAAAAATCTACACCAGAAAATAAACCATATCAGCCTTCATTCATGCCAATTGATATagtaatgctttattttaaagcCATAATATCCTCATGTATAACTGTAAAAGTATTCTTCTtgactggtgatatatttttaaacaaataaaagcaatgtTTTCTTTGTGTAAAGGATATTACCGTACATTGATTACTCCAGTTGAGGTACGGTATTGTCAGAAaattttcataaatgtatttCATAACAGCAACAGTGGACACCTGtagtccaaaacatttttttcaagataTTTAGTAAATCCTAAAACTCCATTCTGTCACATTGTAATAAGGTGAGATAAATTAGTTTCTTTCACAGCAGAAAAAGCTTCCCAGGTATTAGTTTCTTTAATCACCCAACTTGTGAGATAACTTCAGATCTCTGCTACACTCTCAAACAATATAAATCCATGCACAGGATTCAAATTCTGCTATCTTTAAGCAAACAGTAATGAAAAGTAATGAAGCTAATTTTAATATCACAGAAGCACACTAGTCCaaaggttttgtgttttttttgcttgAAATTTCTTTATATCCATAACAGGTTGGAGCTTCTTTAGCCTGACTTTTCAAACTAGCTCAGATACTTTTTATCCATAAATctgatttccttttatttttgtgagaaatatttttttaacagtcatctttatttgttgattttttactCCATAAATAACTGGATTTAGTAAGGGAGGAAGTACTAGAAAGTAAACTGACAGTATTATGCGTACCACAATTGGTATATGTTTCATGTTGAATCGACTCTGAATTGTCTCAAAAGAGCAGGCAATTCCataattgattattattattaattgtggaGTGCAGGTTGCTACAGCTTTTGCTTGAGACTCCTTGCCGAATTTAAGACATACTTGGAGAATTCTTACATatgaccaaataatcagaaaacattgtatgCAAACTGTAGTTGCTATatttgtaagtaaataaatatttaaactggTGATATCATTGCATGCTAGTTTAACTACTGAAAAATTATCACAATATACTTTTTCTATGATATTTCCACACAGTGGTAACCCAGCAGTTAACACCAAAGTTATGCTTACTTTAAAGATATTGAACACCCATATTAACACAATCAGTAGGCCAATTTTGAAAGGAGACATAATGACTGGATACTGTAATGGATAACATATTGACACATACCTGTCATAACTCATTACTGTTAGAATGGTAAATTCCAAAGATCCATACAAGTGTATAAGAAAAACCTGTATTAGGCAGCTAATTCGAGAAATGTCGTGAGAATCTGATAACAAATTATTTAAGAGAAAGGGGTATAATGCAGTGCTGCCATATAACTCATTAGCTGACAAATTacacataaaaatgtacattggTTTATGAAGAGTTCTCTCTAAATACACTACTGAGATAAATATTAGATTGAGGGTAATAACTAGTAGGTATAGGATTAATACAATGGAGAAATATAAATAGTTTGAGTTAATTATATTTCCATAAGCAGACAGTAAAAAGTAAGTACCGAAGGATGAATTTTGCATGCCTAGGTTTTCAGAATTCAGACCTCCTgttggaataaataaaaatattgttagtTTGTTAAGtctagatttctgttttttttttttttttttttgcaaaattcagACTGCATATGTTGTCTCATGGACGTTGGACATTGGTAGTTCAATAATACTCAAAATgaattgtaaattaaatatttaaacaaaatgatctatgtattgtatatgtatatgtgtgtgtatatatatatatatatatatatatatatatatatatatatatatatatatatatatattacagtatataatatttcaaacattattttaaaaatcaaatagaaATTCCTACCTCCAGTGTTGTGTAGCACTTCTTTAAAGTCAGTTGTTTGAAGGATATCTCTTCAAGTGTTTGTTACAGGAAAAACATTCATGATTTTTATCTGACACTAAGAACTGTacaccatttttcatttttatacactCTCTTTTCTAGATCCAGATACTCATGACAGTTGTATCACTTAGGAATATTCATTGTCAGAAGAGATTCAGGGTAAAGCTAATTTGTGTACCTTTTCCCTTAATGTTTTCTCCAGAGAAGGAAAATTATTGTTCCTTCAAATATAGCAATCTTTACTTTCATGGGAGCTTGTTTGTCTCTTCACAATGTGTTCAGAGAGGTTCCCTCATAGGAGcttgctgggttttttttttttttgcttttatggtAAAACTTTAGTTTAAGTAGtgtaaaaatacatctattactcctttactcttatgtaacaaaaccttaacaaaggcttttttggtgttaattttgctaataaagcatcagtaaagtggttattcatctctgtgcagcatGGTATAGTAAGAGCCTGTAATATGTTGGTAAAAATAATtggaatatgaaggattcacaggtcttacagtgaagtatgcaatatcaagagaaatatgtctcacttaGGCCACTTATGTCCTTTCCAAAGTGATGATTTTGTTTTAGTAGGCCAAAATGCACAGATGAATGAACAATCTACTGATACTTTGTAAGGGTGATTAACACCAAAAAAAGCCTTTATTCATGTCTTGTTGCATAACAGTATATGATTAAAAGATGCTTTTGCAGAAACTAAATGCTACCTTCTATTATTCTTGACAGGGTTTATTTAagtttgttggaatgaaaatacttcaatatgtatatatttctttggtattttttatttaatttggttaATTAAATGCACTCATTCACCAAGATGTAAGTTGTTGATTATTCCAGTTTTGTATGTGGTAATAATAATAGGGCAGgccagtggcacagtggtagtgttgctgcttggcagtaaggagaccagggttgacATCCCAGGTTCTCtttccatggagtttgcatgttttccctgtgtctgcgtgggtttcatccgggtgctccAGATTCCTcctatagtccaaagacatgcagggtggattggcaatgctaatgCTGGCACTAGTATGTGTGGGtgtggtgtgtgagtgtgctattctgcaatggactggcaccttgtccagggattgttcctgccttaagcACTGtgtttgctaggataggctccagcctgccatgaccctgctcaggtttagaaaatgatgtGGCATGTAATACTGTAATGACACTCATTACTACTGCTGCATCACAGTTCAAATCATTTGATTCCAGTTCTCTTTATGGAAGTTTACAGTGAATAGGTTCTTCTTTTGTTAATACAGATTTCCTTTGTCAACCTTAGTTTTCCCcacattttgaaattctgtactGGGTTACTGTATTTGGTAGCTCTAATGGTCTTCATGAAGTGGgatcttttgttgatgttttgttatattttttctaaGCCAAATTATTTGTGTTAGTAATTGTTTCATAGGCTTTGAATTATGAATAAATTAagattttaactttcttttttgtagtattattttggttttagaatagtttttatatttttttgttttgtttagaaaCTTAACTATGACTTTGTGGTTTTCCTGCATGGACACTTCTATTTTTAGCTTCTATTGCTATGATGTTGTAGATTGCTGTTAAATGGCATGGCCCCTGAAGTCACACAGAAAGACCTCATTGGCATGACAGTATTTAAGACATCTTTATGCTTCAGATGGTTTCCaagacccctcctttaaccgtcaccttatcgtggtggaggggtttgcgtgtcccaatgatcctaggagctctgttgtccggggctttatgcccctggtagggccacccaaggcaaactggtcctaggtgagggatgagacaaagagcggttaaacaaacctcctatgaagaaaaacaattttggacggcgttttcccttgcccggacgcgggtcaccgaggccccactctggagccaggcctggaggtggggctcgatggcgagcgcctggtggccgggcctgcacccatggggctcggccggtcacagcccgaagaggcaacgtgggtcccccttctcatgggctcaccacctatgggaggggccaaggaggtagggtgcaatgtgagttgggtggtggccgaaggcggggaccttggcggtccgatcctcggctacagaagctggctcttgggacgtggaatgtcacctctctgaaggtgaaggagcctgagctagtgagcgaagttgagaggttccggctagatatagtcggactcacctcgacgcacagcttggactctggaaccaatctccttgagaggggctggactctgtaccactctggagttgcccccggtgagaggcgccgagcaggtgtgggtatacttattgccccccaacttggagcctgtacattggggtttaccccggtgaacgagagggtagcctcccttcgccttcgggtggggggacgggtcctaactgtagtttgtgcgtatgcaccgaacagcagttcggagtacccaccctttttggagtccctggaggggatgctagagggcataccttctggggactccctcgttctgctgggagacttcaatgctcacgtgggcaatgacagtgagacctggaagggcgtgattgggaggaatggcccccctgatctgaacccgagcggtgttttgttattggacttctgtgctcatcacggattgtccataacgaacaccatgttcaagcataggggtgttcatatgtgcacttggcaccaggacaccttaggcctcagttcgatgatcaactttgtggtcgtgtcgtcggacttgcggccacatgtcttggacactcgggtgaagagaggaacagagctgtcaactgatcaccacctggtggtgagttggcttcgatggtgggggaggatgccggtcaggcgtggtaggcccaaacgtgttgtgagggtctgctgggaacgtctggcagagccccctgtcagaagtagcttcaactcccacctccggcagaacttcgaccacatcccgagggaggtgggggacattgagtctgaatgggccatgttccgtgcctctattgttgaggcagctgaccggagctgtggccgtaaggtggtcggtgcctgtcgtggcggcaatccccgaacccgttggtggacaccggcggtgaaggatgccgtcaagctgaagaaggaatcctacaggacccttttgtcctgtgggacccgggaggcagctgataggtaccagcaggccaagtggaatgtggctttggtggttgctgaggcaaaaactcgggcgtgggaggagtttggggaggccatggagaatgactttcggacagcttcgaggagattctggtccaccatccggcatctcaggaaggggaagcagtgcagtgtcaacactgtatatggtggggatggtgcgctgctgacctcgactcgggacgttgtgggtcggtggggggaatacttcgaagacctcctcaatcccattaacatgccttccaatgaagggggatcggagggtgtgttccaactacagagggatcacactcctcagcctccctggaaaagtctattcaggggtcctggagaggagggtccgtcggatagtcgagcctcggattcaggaggaacagtgtggttttcgtcctggtcgcggaacagtggaccagctctatacccttagcagggtcctggagggtgcatgggagtttgcccaaccagtctacatgtgttttgtggacttggaaaaggcattcgaacatgtccctcggggaatcctgtggggggtactccgagagtatggggtaccggcccccctgataagggctgttcagtccctgtacgatcggtgccagagcttggtccgcattgccggcagtaagtcgaacccgtttccagtgagagttggactccgccagggctgccctttgtcaccgattctgttcataatttttatggacagaaagtCTAGGCGCAGctagggcgttgagggggtccggtttggtgggctcaggattgggtcactgctttttgcagatgatgttgtcctgtttgcttcatcaggccgtgatcttcagctctctctggatcggttcgcagccgagtgtgaagtggctgggatgagaatcagcacctccaaatctgagaccatggtcctcagccggaaaagggtggagtgccctctcagggttggtggcgagatcctgccccaagtggaggagttcaagtatctcggggtcttgttcacgagtgagggaagaatggagcgtgagatcgacaggcggatcggtgtggcatccgcagtaatgcgggcgctgcatcagtctgtcgtggtgaaaaagaagctgagccgcaaggcgaagctctcaatttaccagtcgatctatgttcctaccctcacctatggtcatgagctatgggtagtgactgaaagaacgagatcacgaatacaagcggctgaaatgagtttcctccgcagggtgtctgggctttcccttaaagatagggtgaaaagctcagtcatccgggaggggctcagagtagagccgctgctcctccgcattgagaggagtcagatgaggtggctcgggcatctgatcaggatgcctcctggacgccttcctggtgaggtgttccgggcacatctaactgggaggaggcctcggggaagacccaggacacgctggagggactatgtctctcgactggcctgggaacgccttgggattctcccggaagagctggaagaagtggccggggagagggaggtctgggcatctctgctcaagctgctgcccccgcgacccgacctcggataagcgggagacaatggatggatggatggatggatggtttccaaGATTTTTGGATATTCTTATAACAAATTTAACTGTGGCTTAGGTTTTAGGatcttttatgttgttttttctgaatgttttggGCTTTAGAGCTTTCTGGTTTTAATGCTTGCCCATTTctaaaatttcttttgttataagcaatgaatattttGATTTATGATCTTTTTTTTAGACCAAATGTGTTGTAATTTCCATCTCCTGGTCCACCAAAaattttctctcccttttttccAATGAGACAAAACATAGTCTGAGTGTTCTTTAATGTGACCCACAATAAACTACACTTGTCTTCTGCATGGTGCCCAATTTAGCCTGTATAGGATTAAGTTCCTTACAACTCTGTAATGAACAGATTAGGTATAAAGAATTATATTAATAAGACTCTTATCAGTTTGTGAAACCAGCCCAGTAGGTCTCACTATGGAGAAGTTTTATGTTGTGTGTGCCTCACCtgatatttattataaaagatCAGTCTATTTACAGTTCACCTGTCCCTTTAAATATACATCAGAGGTCAGGACTACTAGGACATCTGGGTCCATCAGGGTTAGTTTTAGGTTTATAAACCTAGGGACTATACTAAGTATTCCTACTTTGGAAAGTGTTCCATTAGGTTCAATTCAGAATTTATGCTTGGCGGAAGCTtaagaaatctttttctttttggttctTTTCAGCCTGGAATATGAAGTGCAGTGGATGTCAATACCTCTGATGGCCACAAGTGGCAAGaacttcttttttttcagttgttttcagTATTATTCTagacaattaataaaataatattttgatatattttgttattgATACTTATTTCAAAATCCAAATTGTGTATTTGTCTCATGACACAGGCACATAAAGAAAGTACAGAACTgtatcaagaaaacctgaaaataCTTTATCTATAGCCTGGAAATTTGGAAGCTAAAATAGTAACGCTACATAGTGCTTTCAAGAACTGTCTTTCTCCTTTGACTCTCTGAGCAGTCACCTGTaccataaatgaaaataaacatcatAATGCTGAAAAAGaggaacaaaatattaaaaaacaaatataaaaaataattagaaaaataatgtATGGAATGTACTACCAAAGATGGAAAACCTTTCATGTTCAAAGGACTATGCATGTTTAAGAATTGTTTAAGAATGTTACTGCCTTATTCCTTACAAGCCCTGAAGAATGGGTCACTTTAAAATTAAGAAGATATGTTCTACCACCTTTTCAAATGGAACTTGGAACTCAGTTACATTAGAAATGCCTCCTTCACAGCGAATATATTTAATTCTGAAGCACCTTTCTCcactaaatgttttaaaacaagtcaataaaGTACAACCTAGAATGGCAATGCAGCAGTAAAAAACAATACACCAACACACTGCTTTGTAAACAAACCTATTATCATCCTCACTGAAGGGTAAGCAAACATACGAGAACATTCGACTTATAATCTGTTCCCACCATATACAAGCATGCGCAGTGACGAATCAT comes from the Erpetoichthys calabaricus chromosome 4, fErpCal1.3, whole genome shotgun sequence genome and includes:
- the LOC114651075 gene encoding olfactory receptor 52L1-like encodes the protein MQNSSFGTYFLLSAYGNIINSNYLYFSIVLILYLLVITLNLIFISVVYLERTLHKPMYIFMCNLSANELYGSTALYPFLLNNLLSDSHDISRISCLIQVFLIHLYGSLEFTILTVMSYDRYVSICYPLQYPVIMSPFKIGLLIVLIWVFNIFKVSITLVLTAGLPLCGNIIEKVYCDNFSVVKLACNDITSLNIYLLTNIATTVCIQCFLIIWSYVRILQVCLKFGKESQAKAVATCTPQLIIIINYGIACSFETIQSRFNMKHIPIVVRIILSVYFLVLPPLLNPVIYGVKNQQIKMTVKKIFLTKIKGNQIYG